Proteins co-encoded in one Acidobacteriota bacterium genomic window:
- a CDS encoding 5-(carboxyamino)imidazole ribonucleotide synthase: MNPILPGATVGVLGSGQLGRMLALSARAMGYRIHTLSPQSDTPTGQVADREVVAAYDDLEAVREFARRVDVVTFEFENVAADATAVAAEEGPVRPAGEILHITQNRRREKAFLARHGFPLPPYREVTSAAELDTALAEIGTPAVLKTAGFGYDGKGQVKLAAGDDPEAAWRGLATDEAVLEAFVDFVGELSVVVARAVDGSIVDYGPVANDHVRHILDLSLAPAPVPPPVASEARAIAHGVAEQLDLVGVLCVELFRTSDDRLLVNELAPRPHNSGHWTIEGCTTSQFEQQLRAACGLALGEVHIPRPVAMVNLLGDLWQHGEPNWDVLLAEPGVKLQLYGKAEARVGRKMGHLTVVDDEAARAKERAIAARELLRRSP; this comes from the coding sequence GTGAATCCGATCCTGCCCGGCGCGACCGTCGGCGTCCTCGGCAGCGGTCAGCTCGGTCGCATGTTGGCCCTGTCGGCCCGGGCCATGGGGTATCGCATCCACACCCTGTCGCCGCAGAGTGACACGCCCACCGGTCAGGTCGCCGACCGCGAAGTGGTCGCCGCCTACGACGACCTCGAGGCGGTTCGCGAGTTCGCCCGGCGGGTGGACGTGGTGACCTTCGAGTTCGAGAACGTCGCCGCCGACGCCACCGCCGTCGCCGCCGAGGAAGGGCCCGTGAGGCCGGCCGGCGAGATCCTCCACATCACCCAGAATCGACGCCGCGAGAAGGCCTTCCTGGCGCGCCACGGATTTCCTCTACCGCCCTACCGGGAGGTCACCTCGGCCGCCGAGCTGGACACCGCCCTGGCAGAGATCGGCACGCCGGCGGTGCTCAAGACGGCCGGTTTCGGTTACGACGGCAAGGGTCAGGTCAAGCTCGCCGCCGGTGACGATCCGGAGGCCGCCTGGCGGGGTCTCGCCACCGACGAGGCGGTTCTCGAAGCCTTCGTCGACTTCGTCGGCGAGCTCTCGGTGGTGGTGGCCCGGGCAGTCGATGGCTCGATAGTGGACTACGGCCCAGTGGCCAACGACCACGTCCGGCACATCCTGGATCTCTCGCTGGCCCCCGCACCGGTGCCGCCGCCGGTCGCCAGTGAAGCTCGCGCCATCGCCCACGGCGTCGCTGAGCAGCTCGACCTGGTGGGAGTGCTGTGTGTCGAGCTGTTTCGCACCAGCGACGATCGGCTGCTGGTCAACGAGCTGGCACCGCGGCCTCACAACTCCGGCCACTGGACCATCGAAGGCTGCACCACCAGCCAGTTCGAGCAACAGCTCCGCGCCGCCTGTGGCCTCGCCCTCGGTGAAGTCCACATCCCGCGCCCGGTGGCGATGGTCAACCTCCTCGGCGACCTGTGGCAGCACGGCGAGCCGAACTGGGACGTCCTGCTCGCCGAGCCCGGCGTCAAGCTCCAACTCTACGGCAAGGCCGAGGCCCGGGTCGGCCGCAAGATGGGGCACCTGACGGTGGTCGACGACGAGGCGGCGCGGGCCAAGGAGCGCGCCATCGCCGCCCGGGAGCTTTTGCGACGCTCGCCCTGA
- a CDS encoding LysE family transporter: protein MEALLLGLSFGFASGFSPGPLFTLVITSTLERGLGAGLRVSLAPLVTDAPIILLSVLFLRSLPPSFLTVITIAGAGVVFYLAFDTLRTARRRSSIEQATAATKAPRDLLRAVLVNGLSPHPWLFWVSIGGPALIQAWRRSPVDGSAFLLGFFPLLVGAKMLLAWLAARGRPYLKGPLYGRVLTACGLLLLVLGVLLLRHAVR from the coding sequence ATGGAGGCTCTCCTCCTCGGCCTCAGCTTCGGTTTCGCTTCCGGATTCAGCCCGGGGCCGCTGTTCACCCTGGTGATCACCAGTACCCTGGAGCGCGGCCTGGGGGCAGGCCTGAGGGTTTCCTTGGCCCCTCTGGTGACGGACGCTCCGATCATTCTGCTGTCGGTGCTTTTCCTGCGTTCCCTGCCGCCGTCGTTCCTCACCGTCATCACCATCGCCGGCGCCGGCGTGGTGTTCTATCTCGCCTTCGACACCCTGCGCACCGCCCGCCGGCGCAGCTCCATCGAGCAGGCGACGGCGGCCACCAAGGCACCGCGGGATCTCCTGCGGGCCGTGCTGGTCAACGGCCTGAGCCCTCATCCCTGGCTCTTCTGGGTCAGCATCGGCGGCCCGGCCCTGATCCAGGCGTGGCGCCGCTCGCCGGTCGACGGCAGCGCCTTCCTGCTCGGTTTCTTCCCCCTGCTGGTGGGCGCCAAGATGCTGCTCGCCTGGCTGGCGGCCCGTGGGCGCCCTTATCTCAAAGGTCCCCTCTACGGCCGCGTGCTCACCGCCTGCGGTCTGCTGCTCCTCGTCCTCGGCGTTCTGTTGCTGCGCCACGCGGTGCGCTGA
- a CDS encoding FkbM family methyltransferase yields MAPLRRWRGYRQGLYEAPLLAAVAADLAAGDCALDIGAAYGYFTLAMAARVGETGRVVAFEPAPETAAALTRTLRLNRVKHVEQVQAALTAGSGENRLLVPANPTMARLSPRGGVSVATLRLDDWMAGPSAPERLDLIKIDVEGAELEVLEGGCRSLEKHRPTVLCELHRGRGLEASPRSCAERLQELGYRLQAIPNDQPFEQRLAKLEARPLGDRVLTLHLRATAR; encoded by the coding sequence GTGGCACCGCTGCGCCGCTGGCGCGGTTATCGCCAGGGCCTCTACGAGGCACCACTCCTGGCCGCCGTGGCGGCAGACCTCGCGGCCGGCGATTGCGCCCTCGACATCGGCGCCGCCTACGGCTACTTCACCCTCGCGATGGCGGCGCGGGTCGGCGAAACCGGCCGGGTGGTGGCCTTCGAGCCGGCCCCCGAGACCGCCGCGGCCCTCACCCGCACCCTGCGGCTCAATCGCGTAAAGCACGTCGAGCAGGTACAGGCGGCCCTCACCGCCGGTAGCGGCGAGAACCGGTTGCTGGTGCCCGCCAATCCGACCATGGCCCGCCTGTCGCCCCGCGGCGGCGTCTCCGTCGCCACCCTCCGGCTCGACGATTGGATGGCGGGACCGTCGGCGCCGGAGCGCCTCGACCTGATCAAGATCGACGTCGAAGGCGCCGAGCTGGAGGTGCTCGAAGGCGGCTGCCGCAGTCTCGAGAAGCATCGTCCGACGGTGCTGTGCGAGCTCCACCGGGGACGCGGCCTGGAGGCTTCCCCGAGGAGCTGCGCGGAGCGCCTGCAAGAGCTCGGCTACCGCCTGCAGGCGATCCCGAACGACCAGCCCTTCGAGCAACGGCTCGCCAAGCTCGAAGCCCGGCCTCTCGGTGATCGCGTCTTGACCCTTCACCTGCGAGCCACCGCGCGATGA